Proteins encoded by one window of Scatophagus argus isolate fScaArg1 chromosome 4, fScaArg1.pri, whole genome shotgun sequence:
- the LOC124058185 gene encoding AP2-associated protein kinase 1-like isoform X15 produces MKKFFDSRRELVGSGPGSGVGGGGAGSGGGCSFIGRVFTIGRYQVTVEEIVAEGGFAIVFLVRTHQGLRCALKRMYVNNEHDLQVCKLEIQIMRDLVGNKNIVGFLDSSITAVGAGDVWEVLILMDFCRGGQVVNLMNQRLQTGFTEGEVLQIFCDTCEAVARLHQCKTPVIHRDLKVENILLHDRGHYVLCDFGSATNRFQNPQTEGVPVVEEEIKKYTTLSYRAPEMVNLYGGKIITTKADIWAMGCLLYKLCFFTLPFGESQVAICDGSFTIPDNSRYSQDMHCLIRYMLEPDPDNRPDIYQISYFAFKLARRECPVPNVHNSPIPAKLPEPIRASEAVAKKSQTKARLTDPIPTTETSIAPRQRPKAGQPQPQPISGILPIQPALTPRKRPNMAAGASQAIGVGISVPAPAAAAVQPAQQAPGTQAAPQPTQTANMQLPATPQHQQLLMKQQQPSAFLSPQSNQQYQLVQSVHQQQQTASQASTLLQSQAKLVPPVVVLHHQQHVAHETAASHLTPIPESAAVGPAADPETAGRGAHKVGSLTPPSSPKMAPKSGHRRILSDVTHSAVFGVPVSKSTQLLQAAAAEASLNKSKSASTTPSGSPCSSQQSVYHPCDAQAGLPAPNAQPNWNPFGDDNFSKLTAEELLNKDFAKLAETAAPGERTTGSSENLIPGLNAFPEKLIEGLKSPETSVLLPDLLTLADPFSSSAESSTNAKAEVCMDSLIPGLEAPQAQRHSGQPELIPASMPDSLTGEDSLLGCDLLSHTSPHGSQSISALPSSSSSSCSSAPPGSGTGSCLEELPPGQTASDSAFLMSCGEKGNDDEFDPIPVLISKNSNQGGHSRSNSGSSESSIPNLARSLLLVDQLIDL; encoded by the exons ATGAAGAAATTTTTTGATTCTCGTCGGGAGTTGGTGGGCTCTGGGCCTGGCTCCGGAGTCGGCGGAGGAGGCGCAGGTTCCGGCGGCGGTTGCAGCTTCATTGGACGGGTCTTTACCATTGGACGATATCAAGTGACTGTCGAGGAAATTGTCGCCGAAG GAGGTTTTGCCATAGTTTTTTTGGTGCGGACTCATCAAGGTCTGCGTTGTGCACTTAAAAGGATGTATGTCAACAACGAACATGACCTGCAAGTCTGCAAACTTGAGATACAGATTATG aGGGACCTAGTGGGCAACAAAAACATAGTTGGCTTCCTGGACTCCAGCATAACTGCAGTTGGAGCTGGCGATGTGTGGGAAGTCCTAATCTTAATGGACTTCTGTCGAG GTGGACAAGTGGTTAACCTAATGAACCAGCGGTTACAGACAGGTTTTACTGAAGGCGAGGTGTTACAGATCTTTTGTGACACATGTGAAGCGGTTGCACGTCTCCACCAGTGCAAGACTCCAGTTATCCATCGAGATCTCAAG GTGGAAAATATTCTTCTGCACGACCGAGGACACTACGTGCTCTGTGATTTTGGGAGTGCCACTAACCGCTTCCAAAACCCTCAGACTGAGGGGGTTCCAGTTGTAGAGGAGGAAATCAAAAA GTACACCACTCTCTCATACCGCGCACCAGAGATGGTCAACCTCTATGGTGGGAAGATCATCACAACAAAGGCAGACATTTGG GCCATGGGTTGTCTGCTCTATAAGCTGTGCTTCTTCACACTTCCTTTTGGAGAGAGCCAAGTGGCTATCTGTGATGGAAGTTTCACTATTCCAGACAACTCCCGCTACTCCCAGGACATGCACTGTCTCATCA GATACATGCTGGAACCTGACCCAGATAATAGACCAGACATCTACCAAATATCCTACTTTGCCTTTAAACTGGCTCGAAGAGAGTGTCCAGTTCCAAATGTACAC AATTCACCTATTCCTGCAAAACTTCCTGAGCCTATCAGAGCCAGTGAAGCAGTGGCCAAAAAGAGTCAAACCAAAGCCAG GCTCACAGACCCCATTCCTACCACCGAAACCTCAATCGCACCACGGCAAAGACCCAAGGCTGGCCAGCCTCAGCCCCAGCCAATATCAGGCATTCTTCCCATCCAGCCAGCTCTCACCCCACGCAAAAGACCCAACATGGCTGCTGGAGCATCACAGGCCATAG GAGTCGGCATCAGTGTCccagctccagctgcagctgctgtccaACCTGCTCAACAGGCTCCTGGTACACAGGCTGCTCCTCAGCCAACTCAGACCGCCAACATGCAGCTACCTGCTACGCCGCAGCATCAGCAGCTCCTCATGAAGCAGCAGCAACCCTCAGCTTTCTTGAGCCCGCAGAGTAACCAGCAG TATCAACTGGTACAGAGcgtccaccagcagcagcaaacagcatcTCAGGCGTCTACCCTGCTGCAGTCCCAAGCTAAGCTTGTTCCTCCAGTTGTTGTCCTGCATCACCAGCAGCATGTAGCCCATGAAACAGCAGCTTCTCATCTGACCCCCATCCCTGAATCTGCAGCCGTTGGTCCTGCGGCTGACCCAGAG ACAGCTGGCCGAGGGGCTCACAAAGTCGGCTCATTGACACCTCCCTCATCGCCAAAGATGGCCCCGAAGAGCGGCCACAGACGCATCCTGAGCGATGTCACTCACAGTGCTGTGTTTGGGGTCCCGGTCAGCAAGTCCACCCAGCTACTGCAGGCGGCTGCAGCTGAGGCCAGCCTCAACAAGTCCAA ATCAGCCAGCACTACTCCTTCTGGTTCCCCATGCTCGTCCCAGCAGAGTGTGTATCATCCATGTGATGCCCAGGCAGGCCTTCCAGCACCCAACGCTCAGCCCAACTGGAACCCCTTCGGCGATGATAACTTCTCCAAGCTaacagcagaggagctgctAAACAAAGACTTTGCAAAGTTAGCTGAGA CTGCTGCACCAGGAGAGAGGACCACTGGCTCGAGTGAAAATCTCATTCCAGGGCTAAATGCGTTTCCAG AGAAACTGATTGAGGGATTGAAGTCCCCTGAAACTTCTGTGCTGCTTCCTGACCTTTTAACCCTGGCTGACCCCTTCAGTAGTTCTGCAGAGAGCTCCACCAATG CAAAGGCAGAGGTGTGTATGGATTCACTGATTCCTGGTTTGGAAGCCCCGCAGGCCCAGCGACATTCAGGCCAGCCAGAACTCATCCCTGCCAGCATGCCAG ACTCTCTCACTGGGGAGGACTCTCTGCTGGGTTGCGATCTTTTATCTCATACTTCTCCTCATGGAAGCCAATCTATTTCTgctctcccttcctcctcctcctcctcctgctcttctgctcctcctggCTCTGGCACTGGATCCTGTCTGGAGGAGCTGCCACCTGGTCAGACAGCTTCTG ACTCTGCTTTCCTCATGTCGTGTGGGGAGAAGGGCAATGACGACGAGTTTGACCCTATTCCTGTGCTCATCTCCAAAAACTCAAATCAAG GTGGTCACTCGCGCAGCAACAGTGGCAGTTCAGAGTCCAGCATCCCCAACTTGGCCCGCTCCCTTCTGCTGGTGGATCAGCTCATCGACCTCTAG
- the LOC124058185 gene encoding AP2-associated protein kinase 1-like isoform X17 has translation MKKFFDSRRELVGSGPGSGVGGGGAGSGGGCSFIGRVFTIGRYQVTVEEIVAEGGFAIVFLVRTHQGLRCALKRMYVNNEHDLQVCKLEIQIMRDLVGNKNIVGFLDSSITAVGAGDVWEVLILMDFCRGGQVVNLMNQRLQTGFTEGEVLQIFCDTCEAVARLHQCKTPVIHRDLKVENILLHDRGHYVLCDFGSATNRFQNPQTEGVPVVEEEIKKYTTLSYRAPEMVNLYGGKIITTKADIWAMGCLLYKLCFFTLPFGESQVAICDGSFTIPDNSRYSQDMHCLIRYMLEPDPDNRPDIYQISYFAFKLARRECPVPNVHNSPIPAKLPEPIRASEAVAKKSQTKARLTDPIPTTETSIAPRQRPKAGQPQPQPISGILPIQPALTPRKRPNMAAGASQAIGVGISVPAPAAAAVQPAQQAPGTQAAPQPTQTANMQLPATPQHQQLLMKQQQPSAFLSPQSNQQYQLVQSVHQQQQTASQASTLLQSQAKLVPPVVVLHHQQHVAHETAASHLTPIPESAAVGPAADPETAGRGAHKVGSLTPPSSPKMAPKSGHRRILSDVTHSAVFGVPVSKSTQLLQAAAAEASLNKSKSASTTPSGSPCSSQQSVYHPCDAQAGLPAPNAQPNWNPFGDDNFSKLTAEELLNKDFAKLAETAAPGERTTGSSENLIPGLNAFPEKLIEGLKSPETSVLLPDLLTLADPFSSSAESSTNAKAEVCMDSLIPGLEAPQAQRHSGQPELIPASMPDSAFLMSCGEKGNDDEFDPIPVLISKNSNQGGHSRSNSGSSESSIPNLARSLLLVDQLIDL, from the exons ATGAAGAAATTTTTTGATTCTCGTCGGGAGTTGGTGGGCTCTGGGCCTGGCTCCGGAGTCGGCGGAGGAGGCGCAGGTTCCGGCGGCGGTTGCAGCTTCATTGGACGGGTCTTTACCATTGGACGATATCAAGTGACTGTCGAGGAAATTGTCGCCGAAG GAGGTTTTGCCATAGTTTTTTTGGTGCGGACTCATCAAGGTCTGCGTTGTGCACTTAAAAGGATGTATGTCAACAACGAACATGACCTGCAAGTCTGCAAACTTGAGATACAGATTATG aGGGACCTAGTGGGCAACAAAAACATAGTTGGCTTCCTGGACTCCAGCATAACTGCAGTTGGAGCTGGCGATGTGTGGGAAGTCCTAATCTTAATGGACTTCTGTCGAG GTGGACAAGTGGTTAACCTAATGAACCAGCGGTTACAGACAGGTTTTACTGAAGGCGAGGTGTTACAGATCTTTTGTGACACATGTGAAGCGGTTGCACGTCTCCACCAGTGCAAGACTCCAGTTATCCATCGAGATCTCAAG GTGGAAAATATTCTTCTGCACGACCGAGGACACTACGTGCTCTGTGATTTTGGGAGTGCCACTAACCGCTTCCAAAACCCTCAGACTGAGGGGGTTCCAGTTGTAGAGGAGGAAATCAAAAA GTACACCACTCTCTCATACCGCGCACCAGAGATGGTCAACCTCTATGGTGGGAAGATCATCACAACAAAGGCAGACATTTGG GCCATGGGTTGTCTGCTCTATAAGCTGTGCTTCTTCACACTTCCTTTTGGAGAGAGCCAAGTGGCTATCTGTGATGGAAGTTTCACTATTCCAGACAACTCCCGCTACTCCCAGGACATGCACTGTCTCATCA GATACATGCTGGAACCTGACCCAGATAATAGACCAGACATCTACCAAATATCCTACTTTGCCTTTAAACTGGCTCGAAGAGAGTGTCCAGTTCCAAATGTACAC AATTCACCTATTCCTGCAAAACTTCCTGAGCCTATCAGAGCCAGTGAAGCAGTGGCCAAAAAGAGTCAAACCAAAGCCAG GCTCACAGACCCCATTCCTACCACCGAAACCTCAATCGCACCACGGCAAAGACCCAAGGCTGGCCAGCCTCAGCCCCAGCCAATATCAGGCATTCTTCCCATCCAGCCAGCTCTCACCCCACGCAAAAGACCCAACATGGCTGCTGGAGCATCACAGGCCATAG GAGTCGGCATCAGTGTCccagctccagctgcagctgctgtccaACCTGCTCAACAGGCTCCTGGTACACAGGCTGCTCCTCAGCCAACTCAGACCGCCAACATGCAGCTACCTGCTACGCCGCAGCATCAGCAGCTCCTCATGAAGCAGCAGCAACCCTCAGCTTTCTTGAGCCCGCAGAGTAACCAGCAG TATCAACTGGTACAGAGcgtccaccagcagcagcaaacagcatcTCAGGCGTCTACCCTGCTGCAGTCCCAAGCTAAGCTTGTTCCTCCAGTTGTTGTCCTGCATCACCAGCAGCATGTAGCCCATGAAACAGCAGCTTCTCATCTGACCCCCATCCCTGAATCTGCAGCCGTTGGTCCTGCGGCTGACCCAGAG ACAGCTGGCCGAGGGGCTCACAAAGTCGGCTCATTGACACCTCCCTCATCGCCAAAGATGGCCCCGAAGAGCGGCCACAGACGCATCCTGAGCGATGTCACTCACAGTGCTGTGTTTGGGGTCCCGGTCAGCAAGTCCACCCAGCTACTGCAGGCGGCTGCAGCTGAGGCCAGCCTCAACAAGTCCAA ATCAGCCAGCACTACTCCTTCTGGTTCCCCATGCTCGTCCCAGCAGAGTGTGTATCATCCATGTGATGCCCAGGCAGGCCTTCCAGCACCCAACGCTCAGCCCAACTGGAACCCCTTCGGCGATGATAACTTCTCCAAGCTaacagcagaggagctgctAAACAAAGACTTTGCAAAGTTAGCTGAGA CTGCTGCACCAGGAGAGAGGACCACTGGCTCGAGTGAAAATCTCATTCCAGGGCTAAATGCGTTTCCAG AGAAACTGATTGAGGGATTGAAGTCCCCTGAAACTTCTGTGCTGCTTCCTGACCTTTTAACCCTGGCTGACCCCTTCAGTAGTTCTGCAGAGAGCTCCACCAATG CAAAGGCAGAGGTGTGTATGGATTCACTGATTCCTGGTTTGGAAGCCCCGCAGGCCCAGCGACATTCAGGCCAGCCAGAACTCATCCCTGCCAGCATGCCAG ACTCTGCTTTCCTCATGTCGTGTGGGGAGAAGGGCAATGACGACGAGTTTGACCCTATTCCTGTGCTCATCTCCAAAAACTCAAATCAAG GTGGTCACTCGCGCAGCAACAGTGGCAGTTCAGAGTCCAGCATCCCCAACTTGGCCCGCTCCCTTCTGCTGGTGGATCAGCTCATCGACCTCTAG